GTCCTTTGCAACTCGGGAAGGTGAGGTACAGTCCGTCCGGGGTGTGAGTTTTACGTTAAAAGAAGGCGAAGTGGTTGGGCTGGTCGGCGAGTCCGGAAGTGGCAAAAGTGTTACCGCCCGTTCGCTGATTCGACTGATCCAGTCGCCGGGCCGGATTACGGATGGTCGGATTCTGTTCCGTGGAGAGGATCTGCTGACCAAGTCGGACAAGGAGCTGCGCAAAATCCGGGGCAACCGCATCTCGATGATTTTCCAGGACCCGATGACATCACTTAATCCAGTGGTTCGTGTAGGCAAACAGATGACAGAGGTCATTCGTCGTCACCGGAAAATGGACAAGTCGGCTGCACGCAAGGAAGCGATTGAATTGCTGCGGCAAGTGGGCATTCCTTCTCCGGAAGAACGGATTGACCAATATCCACACGAGTTCAGCGGAGGCATGAGACAGCGGGTAATGATCGCCATGGCTCTGTCCTGTAAGCCGGAGTTATTGATCGCGGATGAACCGACGACAGCGCTGGATGTGACCATTCAGGCACAGATTTTACAGCTGATGCAGGAACTGAAAGATTCCACGCAGACATCCATTCTGATGATTACGCATGACCT
This window of the Paenibacillus marchantiae genome carries:
- a CDS encoding ABC transporter ATP-binding protein; translation: MTDLLSVKQLKTSFATREGEVQSVRGVSFTLKEGEVVGLVGESGSGKSVTARSLIRLIQSPGRITDGRILFRGEDLLTKSDKELRKIRGNRISMIFQDPMTSLNPVVRVGKQMTEVIRRHRKMDKSAARKEAIELLRQVGIPSPEERIDQYPHEFSGGMRQRVMIAMALSCKPELLIADEPTTALDVTIQAQILQLMQELKDSTQTSILMITHDLGVVAQVCTRVIVMYGGLIMEEGPVERIFAHPQHPYTQGLLRSIPKHGEEGGRQRLATIEGTPPNLLHPPTGCPFMERCPHAMEVCKQMPAYTETAPGHRALCWLLDDQGREQNQVQTGASSEEVEK